From a single Sphingobium sp. genomic region:
- a CDS encoding fatty acyl-AMP ligase: MTGLTPTPSCDTLERRFSDFETLGDALDYAAQGQRGLNFHDMRGQLARSYPFSEMRKDALDAAYRLISHGVKKEDRIAVIAETGPEFAALFFGCVYAGAWPVPLPLPTSFGGKESYIDQIMVQLKSCDPSILFFPPELAEMAGEAAKRCNVEGIDWAEFNDRIALKTDLPPAKTDEICYLQYSSGSTRFPHGVAVSHHALLNNLSAHSHGMQLQAMDRCVSWLPWYHDMGLVGCFLSVVANQVSTDYMKTEDFARRPLAWLDMVSRADGTVISYSPTFGYDICARRISSQSQVSERFKLDHWRLAGNGADMIRPDVMQAFVDAFGDAGFKASSFLPSYGLAEATLAVSIMPPGEGIQVELVEESELTGVPGSNDRPTRYRAIVNCGKAAKDMKIEVRDADGNILPDRVIGKVWCTGPSLMVGYFRDPESTEACMQDGWLDTGDMGYLSNGYIYIVGRAKDMIIINGKNYWPQDIEWAVEQLPGFKAGDIAAFAVTNGGEETPAVLVQCRTSDESERAKLREQIKDKVRSVTGMNCLVELVPPRTLPRTSSGKLSRAKARNLYLSGEIQPYAIAA, from the coding sequence ATGACCGGTCTAACACCTACGCCCTCCTGCGATACGCTGGAGCGCCGGTTTTCAGACTTTGAGACATTGGGAGATGCGCTGGACTATGCAGCGCAGGGCCAAAGAGGCCTGAACTTTCATGACATGCGCGGTCAACTTGCGCGTTCCTATCCGTTCAGCGAGATGCGCAAGGATGCGCTTGATGCAGCTTACCGGCTGATCAGCCATGGTGTTAAAAAGGAAGACCGGATCGCGGTGATCGCCGAAACCGGGCCTGAATTTGCCGCACTTTTCTTCGGTTGCGTCTATGCTGGGGCCTGGCCGGTGCCGCTGCCTTTGCCAACCAGTTTTGGCGGCAAGGAAAGCTATATCGACCAGATCATGGTGCAGTTGAAAAGCTGCGATCCGTCGATCCTCTTTTTCCCGCCCGAACTGGCCGAAATGGCTGGCGAAGCAGCCAAGCGCTGCAACGTCGAAGGGATTGATTGGGCGGAATTCAATGATCGTATTGCGTTGAAGACCGATTTGCCGCCCGCGAAGACTGACGAAATTTGCTATCTGCAATATTCCAGCGGTTCGACGCGTTTCCCGCACGGTGTTGCCGTGTCGCACCATGCGCTGCTCAACAATCTTTCGGCGCATAGCCATGGCATGCAATTGCAGGCGATGGATCGCTGCGTATCCTGGTTGCCCTGGTATCATGACATGGGGCTGGTGGGGTGCTTCCTCTCAGTCGTCGCCAATCAGGTGTCGACCGATTATATGAAGACCGAAGATTTCGCCCGCCGTCCGCTCGCATGGCTCGATATGGTCAGCCGCGCCGATGGCACGGTAATCAGCTATTCGCCGACTTTCGGTTATGACATTTGCGCGCGCCGCATTTCCAGCCAGAGCCAGGTTTCAGAACGCTTCAAGCTCGACCATTGGCGGCTTGCGGGCAATGGGGCGGACATGATCCGTCCCGATGTGATGCAGGCCTTTGTCGATGCATTTGGCGATGCTGGCTTCAAGGCCAGTTCCTTCCTGCCCAGCTATGGCCTTGCCGAGGCGACACTTGCTGTCTCGATCATGCCGCCGGGTGAAGGGATACAGGTCGAACTGGTCGAGGAAAGCGAATTGACCGGCGTTCCCGGGTCCAATGATCGCCCGACGCGCTATCGTGCGATCGTCAATTGCGGCAAGGCTGCAAAGGATATGAAGATCGAGGTGCGTGATGCCGACGGCAATATTCTGCCCGACCGCGTGATCGGAAAGGTGTGGTGCACAGGGCCGTCCTTGATGGTTGGTTATTTCCGTGATCCGGAATCGACCGAGGCATGCATGCAGGATGGCTGGCTCGATACTGGTGATATGGGTTATCTTTCAAACGGTTATATCTATATTGTTGGCCGTGCCAAGGATATGATCATCATCAATGGCAAGAATTATTGGCCGCAGGATATCGAATGGGCGGTCGAACAATTGCCGGGTTTCAAGGCCGGAGATATCGCGGCTTTCGCTGTCACCAATGGTGGTGAGGAAACCCCGGCTGTGCTCGTGCAGTGCCGTACGTCCGATGAGAGTGAGCGCGCGAAGTTGCGCGAGCAGATCAAGGACAAGGTCCGTTCGGTGACGGGGATGAATTGCTTGGTTGAATTGGTGCCGCCTCGCACCTTGCCGCGGACCAGTTCGGGCAAGTTGAGCCGCGCAAAAGCTCGCAATCTGTATCTGTCGGGCGAGATTCAGCCTTATGCGATTGCTGCCTGA
- a CDS encoding EAL domain-containing protein, with amino-acid sequence MSKQESSGDLPRDISAKALLGFDAPSGIETAQLFEIQARSLRDRSGAQLAATVISGALIVAIAFDTAPYWALAAWVAALIGCSILILSRRSPLGYFESGQARQRDFLLIGRHSAIGGAVWGAALPFLGSFGAMPQWLGIWSVNLAMMVFASLLLPSLPIAGTAFVAAATMGGVAGWLVNGEIYLALASAALGGLMAVGVLRSAKAQVLYELASNVLHEKSETVSLLLREFEDSGADWLWQTDTSRCVSHASPRFAFALEAEPKAIEGQPLLKLIAGDAWDTGRYPEALHDLADRLKRREAFSNLIVPVTINGVRRWWELSASPRHAENGSFLGFRGVGSDVTEQRESAEKISHLARFDTLTGLPNRLQLTEALGQVLADADQWRRRCGFMMIDLDRFKAVNDTLGHPVGDRLLAQVAKRLKMIMSANELCGRLGGDEFAVVLKDASDSTYVARVAKKIIETLSKPYEVDQNTLYIGASVGSAVGPVDGRTVELLMRSADLALYRSKDDGGNTHHSYQHKLHASAEERRVLEFELRNALERNQFHLEYQPVVEADDGHGITGFEALLRWNNPKFGNVSPAKFVPVAEEARLIVPIGAWVLRQACSDAMQWPETIKVAVNVSVDQLTSPAFVETVVQVLHDTGLPAWRLEIEVTESIFVRDGGLAVQVLDRLRKLGIKLSLDDFGTGYSSLGYLSNIRFDTIKVDRSFVTGAAKAKPECIAIIRAVVAMADALDIATTAEGVENEQELQMIQQFGCDKIQGYYFGRPMVFLDACALFGLPTRREVG; translated from the coding sequence GTGAGCAAGCAAGAATCATCGGGCGACCTGCCAAGGGACATTTCGGCAAAGGCATTGCTGGGCTTTGACGCGCCCAGCGGTATCGAAACCGCGCAACTTTTCGAAATCCAGGCGCGCAGCCTGCGCGACCGCAGCGGTGCGCAGCTTGCAGCGACGGTGATATCCGGCGCGCTGATCGTGGCGATTGCGTTCGACACAGCCCCCTATTGGGCCTTGGCAGCGTGGGTCGCGGCACTCATCGGCTGCAGCATCCTCATTCTCTCGCGCCGTTCGCCATTGGGTTATTTTGAATCCGGACAGGCGCGTCAGCGCGATTTCCTGCTGATCGGCCGCCATTCGGCAATTGGCGGCGCGGTGTGGGGCGCGGCACTTCCTTTCCTTGGTAGTTTTGGCGCCATGCCCCAATGGCTGGGGATATGGTCAGTCAACCTCGCCATGATGGTGTTCGCCTCGCTTTTACTTCCCAGCCTTCCCATTGCCGGGACGGCCTTTGTCGCCGCCGCAACCATGGGCGGTGTGGCTGGCTGGCTGGTCAATGGTGAAATCTACCTCGCGCTGGCCAGCGCTGCGCTCGGCGGCTTGATGGCTGTGGGCGTTTTGCGCAGCGCAAAGGCGCAGGTGCTTTACGAATTGGCGAGCAATGTGCTCCACGAAAAATCCGAAACTGTCAGCCTGTTGCTGCGCGAATTTGAAGATAGCGGCGCAGACTGGTTGTGGCAGACCGATACCAGCCGCTGCGTCAGCCATGCCAGCCCGCGCTTCGCCTTTGCGCTGGAGGCAGAGCCCAAGGCGATTGAAGGCCAGCCCTTGCTGAAACTGATCGCCGGTGACGCTTGGGATACCGGCCGCTATCCCGAAGCACTGCATGATTTGGCTGATCGGTTGAAGCGCCGTGAGGCCTTTTCCAACCTGATCGTCCCTGTCACCATCAATGGCGTGCGCCGCTGGTGGGAATTGTCCGCATCTCCCCGCCATGCCGAAAATGGCAGTTTTCTAGGCTTTCGCGGTGTCGGATCGGACGTGACGGAACAGCGCGAATCGGCAGAGAAAATCTCGCACCTTGCGCGTTTCGATACGCTGACGGGGTTGCCCAATCGTCTGCAACTTACCGAGGCATTGGGACAGGTGCTTGCCGACGCGGATCAATGGCGCCGTCGCTGCGGCTTCATGATGATCGACCTCGACCGGTTTAAGGCGGTCAATGATACGCTTGGCCATCCGGTCGGCGACCGGCTGCTCGCACAGGTGGCAAAGCGGCTGAAGATGATCATGTCGGCGAACGAATTGTGCGGCCGTCTGGGCGGAGACGAGTTTGCGGTTGTGCTGAAGGATGCATCGGACTCAACTTATGTCGCAAGAGTCGCCAAAAAGATCATCGAAACGCTGTCCAAACCCTATGAGGTCGATCAAAACACGCTGTATATCGGTGCGAGTGTCGGCAGTGCGGTAGGCCCGGTAGACGGGCGCACAGTTGAATTGCTGATGCGCAGCGCCGACCTTGCCCTTTACCGTTCAAAGGATGATGGCGGTAACACGCATCATAGTTATCAGCACAAACTGCATGCCAGCGCGGAAGAGCGCCGCGTGCTGGAATTTGAACTGCGCAATGCGCTGGAACGCAACCAGTTCCACCTTGAATATCAGCCGGTGGTTGAGGCTGACGACGGCCATGGCATTACCGGTTTTGAAGCTTTGTTGCGTTGGAATAACCCCAAATTCGGCAATGTTTCGCCGGCGAAATTTGTTCCTGTTGCAGAAGAAGCCCGGCTGATCGTGCCGATTGGCGCATGGGTGCTGCGCCAGGCCTGTTCGGATGCGATGCAATGGCCTGAAACGATCAAGGTCGCGGTAAACGTATCGGTCGACCAGCTAACCAGCCCGGCCTTCGTCGAAACAGTGGTCCAAGTGTTGCACGATACCGGCCTTCCTGCGTGGCGGCTGGAAATCGAAGTCACCGAGAGCATTTTTGTTCGCGACGGCGGGCTCGCGGTGCAGGTTCTGGATCGTCTTCGCAAACTGGGTATCAAATTGTCGCTCGACGATTTCGGCACCGGCTATTCCTCGCTCGGCTATCTCAGCAATATCCGTTTTGACACGATCAAGGTCGACCGCAGCTTTGTGACAGGTGCGGCCAAGGCCAAGCCGGAATGTATCGCGATCATCCGTGCTGTGGTCGCCATGGCCGACGCGCTGGACATTGCGACGACTGCAGAGGGCGTCGAGAATGAACAGGAATTGCAGATGATCCAGCAATTTGGCTGCGACAAAATCCAAGGCTATTATTTCGGCCGGCCGATGGTGTTTTTGGATGCTTGCGCGCTGTTCGGATTACCAACCCGCCGTGAGGTCGGTTAA
- a CDS encoding OmpA family protein, giving the protein MRCSTNGTGLLAMAAVATALAFPVSLSAQSQNPDPIIVDGAVQSQPAALVKGPEIKGVITARSNDRLQITTADGQSTIVTFDANTRIRTSGGLFGGRGKLAQDSLLNGLPVTVKTWQSGNGLIANQISFRNGDLKTATMIRNGTAQQFAEQTAATEALRGRMGDIDKYNIKGTTNVYFDTGQAVLSSQAKAELCSAASQAEATDNALLLVVGYTDSVGSEEYNQTLSEKRAARVINHLQQQCRWKPYRMLTPTGMAESDPLASNDTEEGKAQNRRVSVNVLVSKSVDGI; this is encoded by the coding sequence ATGCGTTGCAGCACAAACGGAACGGGATTGCTGGCAATGGCTGCGGTCGCAACCGCGCTTGCCTTTCCCGTCAGCCTTTCAGCCCAGTCGCAAAATCCCGACCCCATCATCGTCGATGGTGCCGTCCAGTCCCAGCCTGCAGCGCTGGTGAAGGGACCGGAAATCAAGGGCGTGATTACTGCGCGTAGCAATGATCGGTTGCAGATCACGACGGCCGATGGCCAAAGCACAATTGTCACTTTTGATGCCAATACGCGCATTCGCACCAGCGGCGGCCTTTTCGGTGGCCGAGGCAAGCTGGCGCAGGATTCGCTGCTCAACGGTTTGCCGGTTACGGTGAAGACCTGGCAGTCGGGCAACGGGCTGATCGCCAACCAGATCAGTTTCCGCAATGGCGACCTGAAAACCGCAACGATGATCCGCAACGGCACTGCGCAGCAATTTGCCGAACAGACAGCGGCGACCGAGGCGCTGCGCGGACGCATGGGCGATATCGACAAATATAATATCAAAGGCACGACCAACGTCTATTTCGATACCGGCCAAGCGGTGCTCTCATCCCAAGCCAAGGCAGAGCTATGCTCTGCGGCAAGCCAGGCCGAGGCAACCGACAATGCGCTGTTGCTGGTGGTCGGCTATACGGACTCGGTCGGCAGCGAGGAATATAACCAGACACTCAGCGAGAAACGAGCGGCCCGTGTTATCAATCATCTGCAGCAGCAGTGTCGCTGGAAGCCCTATCGGATGCTGACCCCGACAGGCATGGCCGAATCCGATCCATTGGCGAGCAATGACACCGAAGAAGGCAAGGCGCAGAACCGCCGGGTTTCCGTCAATGTGCTGGTCAGCAAAAGCGTCGACGGAATCTGA
- a CDS encoding alpha/beta hydrolase has product MRRFLKGLAFFLIVAIGGIIFWGYAADVPVKDLRTKYANAESEFVDLGDGLTVHLRDEGPKDAPAIILLHGSNASLHTWQQWVDRLGKDYRIIRFDQWGHGLTGPHPKGDYSVAAYVDAVDRVARNRGLTRFYLGGNSMGGGISHAYAVAHPEKLAGLILVDPSGAPDAKPRQLPIGFRLAAMPGVNQLATILTPRSLIERSLDGSVSNKAVVTPAEIDEYWELLRHPGNREATLKRFGTPRTPIAEKDIGAATRAIPALILWGDEDKLIPVSAAQWFGRIYPNNQTHIYKGIGHLPMEETAEQSASDVRAWLSANSAAG; this is encoded by the coding sequence ATGCGCAGATTCTTGAAAGGCCTCGCCTTTTTCCTGATCGTCGCAATCGGGGGGATCATATTCTGGGGCTATGCCGCTGATGTTCCCGTAAAGGATCTGCGCACAAAATATGCAAATGCCGAATCCGAATTTGTCGATCTGGGCGACGGCCTCACCGTTCACCTACGCGACGAAGGGCCAAAAGATGCGCCCGCGATCATCCTTTTGCACGGCTCCAACGCCTCGCTCCATACATGGCAGCAATGGGTCGACCGGCTGGGCAAGGATTATCGGATCATCCGTTTCGATCAATGGGGGCATGGCCTTACCGGTCCGCACCCCAAGGGCGACTATAGCGTGGCCGCCTATGTCGATGCCGTAGACCGTGTCGCGCGCAATCGCGGCCTGACCCGTTTCTACTTGGGCGGTAACAGCATGGGTGGCGGAATCAGCCATGCCTATGCGGTGGCCCATCCCGAAAAGCTTGCCGGCCTGATCCTGGTTGATCCATCGGGCGCACCCGATGCCAAGCCGCGCCAACTTCCCATCGGCTTCCGCCTTGCGGCGATGCCCGGCGTCAACCAATTGGCCACAATCCTCACTCCGCGCAGCCTGATCGAGCGCAGCCTTGATGGCAGCGTCAGCAACAAGGCGGTGGTTACGCCCGCAGAGATTGATGAATATTGGGAATTGCTCCGCCATCCGGGCAATCGTGAAGCCACGCTGAAACGTTTCGGCACCCCGCGTACGCCGATTGCCGAAAAGGATATCGGTGCGGCCACAAGGGCCATTCCGGCGCTCATCCTGTGGGGTGACGAAGACAAGCTGATTCCGGTGAGTGCCGCCCAATGGTTCGGGCGCATTTACCCGAACAATCAAACGCACATCTATAAAGGGATTGGCCACCTTCCGATGGAAGAGACCGCCGAACAAAGTGCTTCGGACGTTCGCGCCTGGCTTTCCGCAAATTCTGCGGCGGGGTGA
- a CDS encoding arsenate reductase family protein — MKATIWHNPDCGTSRKTMAILQETPDINLTVIEYKKTPFTREKLEQLFRDAGLSPREALRTRGSPAEELGLIDGADGERILDEMAKQPILVERPFVETDKGVRLCRPQDKVHEIL, encoded by the coding sequence GTGAAAGCAACCATCTGGCACAATCCCGATTGCGGTACATCGCGCAAGACGATGGCCATTCTTCAGGAAACGCCGGACATCAACCTGACCGTTATCGAATATAAGAAGACACCGTTCACTCGGGAAAAGCTGGAGCAGTTGTTCCGCGATGCCGGCTTATCCCCGCGTGAGGCGCTGCGCACCCGGGGCTCGCCTGCTGAGGAGTTGGGCCTGATCGACGGCGCTGATGGCGAGCGCATCCTTGATGAAATGGCGAAGCAGCCCATCCTTGTCGAGCGCCCCTTTGTCGAAACCGACAAAGGTGTCCGCCTCTGCCGCCCTCAAGACAAGGTGCATGAGATTTTGTAA
- a CDS encoding TonB-dependent siderophore receptor has protein sequence MTMLRVSGISALALCAALAVPAQAYEYGGELGDQCEDCRAIIVTGASTGYVAQDIVTATKTDTPLIDVPQTIHVVTREQLDDQAHYSLGEVLRYVPGTTVGQGEGNRDQITLRGQNTTADFFLDGVRDDVQYYRGLYNVERVEILKGPYALIFGRGGGGGIINRVQKTPVADESFGSARSSLNSFGGWDVSADINAPLGSRAAIRLNATYEAMESDRRFVDGRRYAWNPYLAVDLGNDWKLGLSYEYVNDERVPDRGVPSVAVSGKANAPLRGYDRLFFGVPGINRSTLEAHVAKARLDGKLADNLSFTGTLLYGDYDKFYVNVYANGPVNLANNSVQLDAYSDPTKRENLIGQANLIWEVATGAVEHKLLFGIEYGDQQTRNNRRLPAFIPGRTFSLANPVYPAVAMTTLSRDTVSQVQFVSAYMQDQISIGDHFDVVAGLRFDHFEIDGVDFIPAVDRPFARSDDKISPRLGLIWKPQENASVYASFSRSFLPRSGDQFISLSTTTQNLAPEKFTNYEIGAKWDIRPDLNVTAALFQLDRSNATTPDPANPLTTINIGETRIKGLELAVTGKLLPGWQMSAGYTLQDAKLRGNDFVALGQVPKHQLSLWNRYDVNDAVGIGLGIIHQSSQFAAIRTSATTTRLPAFTRVDAALFYDISENVQLQANVENLFDTDYFADAHNNNNITPGAPINGRVTVRVKF, from the coding sequence ATGACGATGTTGCGAGTTTCGGGCATTTCCGCCCTTGCGCTTTGCGCCGCATTGGCGGTCCCGGCCCAGGCCTATGAATATGGTGGTGAGTTGGGCGACCAGTGTGAAGACTGTCGCGCGATCATCGTTACTGGTGCATCTACGGGCTATGTCGCGCAGGATATCGTCACCGCCACCAAGACCGACACCCCGTTGATCGACGTGCCGCAGACGATTCATGTCGTCACCCGCGAACAGTTGGACGATCAGGCGCATTACAGTCTTGGAGAAGTGCTCCGCTATGTCCCGGGAACCACGGTGGGGCAGGGTGAAGGCAATCGCGACCAGATCACGCTGCGCGGCCAGAATACCACCGCTGATTTCTTCCTCGATGGCGTGCGCGACGATGTGCAATATTATCGAGGGCTATATAATGTCGAGCGTGTCGAGATATTGAAAGGCCCTTATGCGCTGATCTTCGGGCGCGGTGGCGGTGGCGGCATTATCAATCGCGTGCAGAAAACGCCGGTTGCCGATGAAAGCTTTGGCAGCGCGCGCAGCAGCCTCAACAGCTTTGGCGGCTGGGATGTGTCCGCCGATATCAATGCCCCATTGGGCAGCCGGGCGGCCATAAGGTTGAACGCGACCTATGAGGCGATGGAAAGCGACCGCCGCTTTGTCGATGGGCGCCGCTATGCCTGGAACCCCTATCTTGCCGTGGATCTTGGCAATGATTGGAAGTTGGGGCTGTCCTACGAATATGTGAATGATGAGCGCGTGCCCGACCGCGGCGTGCCATCAGTCGCAGTCTCAGGCAAGGCAAACGCCCCGTTGCGCGGCTATGACCGGCTGTTTTTCGGTGTCCCCGGCATCAACCGTTCCACTCTGGAGGCGCATGTCGCCAAGGCACGGCTCGACGGGAAATTGGCCGATAATCTCAGCTTCACCGGCACATTGCTCTATGGCGATTATGACAAATTCTATGTCAATGTTTACGCCAATGGCCCCGTTAACTTGGCCAATAACAGCGTGCAGCTTGATGCCTATTCGGACCCGACCAAGCGCGAAAATCTGATCGGTCAGGCAAATCTGATCTGGGAGGTCGCGACCGGCGCGGTTGAACATAAGCTGTTGTTCGGCATTGAATATGGTGATCAGCAGACGCGCAACAATCGCCGCCTGCCGGCCTTCATTCCGGGCCGGACGTTCAGCCTTGCTAACCCGGTTTACCCCGCGGTTGCGATGACTACACTGTCGCGCGATACCGTGTCGCAGGTGCAATTTGTCTCGGCTTACATGCAGGACCAGATCAGCATCGGCGATCATTTCGATGTGGTGGCGGGCTTGCGCTTTGACCATTTCGAAATTGATGGCGTCGATTTCATTCCTGCGGTCGACCGGCCCTTTGCGCGCAGCGATGACAAGATCAGTCCGCGCCTTGGCTTGATCTGGAAACCGCAGGAAAATGCGTCCGTTTATGCCAGCTTTAGCCGGTCTTTCCTGCCACGGTCTGGCGACCAGTTCATCTCGCTATCGACGACGACGCAAAATCTAGCGCCCGAAAAATTCACCAATTATGAAATCGGCGCCAAATGGGATATCCGCCCCGATCTTAATGTCACGGCGGCGCTGTTTCAGTTGGATCGCAGCAATGCGACCACGCCCGATCCGGCCAACCCGCTGACGACGATCAATATCGGCGAAACGCGGATAAAGGGGCTGGAACTGGCTGTTACCGGTAAGCTGTTGCCCGGCTGGCAGATGAGCGCCGGCTACACCCTGCAAGACGCCAAATTGCGCGGAAATGATTTCGTCGCGCTTGGCCAGGTGCCAAAGCACCAGCTATCGCTGTGGAACCGTTATGACGTCAATGATGCCGTCGGTATCGGCCTTGGCATTATCCACCAGTCGAGCCAGTTCGCCGCAATCCGCACCAGCGCGACGACAACCCGGCTTCCCGCCTTCACTCGCGTCGATGCGGCCTTGTTTTATGACATTAGCGAGAATGTGCAGTTGCAGGCCAATGTCGAAAATCTTTTCGACACGGACTATTTCGCCGATGCGCATAATAACAATAACATCACACCGGGCGCACCGATCAATGGCCGGGTAACGGTAAGGGTCAAGTTCTGA
- a CDS encoding gamma carbonic anhydrase family protein, whose amino-acid sequence MNHTTPKHRPDVTIIPFKGKTPEIDDSAFIAPGCRIIGDVTIGPEASIWYNCVLRGDSNRIVIGARTNIQDGSIVHCDSPMPGAPDGYPTIIGDDVLIGHMAMIHGCTIGNRGFIGLGAIVMNGCTVEEDGMLGAGALLPEGKTIGPKELWVGRPAKLVRELPEPALVGMRMGVAHYVQNGKAHDEAVAGLE is encoded by the coding sequence ATGAACCACACCACCCCGAAACACCGCCCTGACGTCACCATCATACCGTTCAAGGGCAAAACCCCGGAGATTGACGACAGCGCCTTCATCGCGCCGGGATGCCGGATCATCGGCGATGTCACCATCGGACCGGAGGCGAGCATCTGGTATAATTGCGTGCTGCGCGGCGATTCCAACCGCATCGTCATCGGCGCCCGTACCAATATTCAGGACGGCAGCATCGTCCATTGTGACAGCCCGATGCCCGGGGCACCTGATGGCTATCCCACGATCATCGGCGACGATGTGCTGATCGGCCATATGGCAATGATCCATGGCTGCACGATCGGCAATCGCGGTTTCATCGGCCTTGGCGCGATTGTCATGAACGGCTGCACGGTGGAAGAAGACGGCATGCTGGGCGCGGGCGCGCTGCTGCCCGAAGGCAAGACGATCGGGCCCAAAGAATTATGGGTCGGTCGCCCGGCGAAGTTGGTGCGCGAATTGCCCGAACCTGCGTTGGTCGGCATGCGCATGGGCGTCGCCCATTATGTCCAGAACGGCAAGGCCCATGACGAGGCGGTGGCGGGTTTGGAATAG